One region of Bradyrhizobium betae genomic DNA includes:
- a CDS encoding ribonuclease activity regulator RraA — translation MSLSPEARKTLAGITTATITTVLLKKGLRNVWMRGARPLRPGLPRLVGPAFTLRFVPAREDLATPESWSSPISTRTAIEAMPEGCIAVVDAMGITDAGIFGDILCARMMKRGVTALVTDGVVRDVEGVLGTNLPVWCDGYAAPPSVAGLTFVGWGEPIGCGGVAVFPNDVVVADQDGCVLIPQAMLDHVLNEGVEQERMEAWIVNEVNNGAALPGLYPMNAETKARYAASKK, via the coding sequence ATGTCGCTGTCCCCCGAAGCCCGCAAGACCCTCGCCGGCATCACCACTGCCACCATCACCACGGTCCTGCTGAAGAAGGGCCTGCGCAACGTCTGGATGCGCGGTGCGCGTCCGCTGCGCCCGGGCCTGCCGCGCCTGGTGGGACCGGCCTTCACGCTGCGCTTCGTGCCGGCCCGCGAGGATCTGGCGACCCCGGAATCCTGGTCGTCGCCGATCTCGACCCGCACCGCGATCGAGGCGATGCCCGAGGGATGCATCGCCGTGGTCGACGCCATGGGCATCACCGACGCCGGCATCTTCGGCGACATCCTCTGTGCCCGCATGATGAAGCGCGGCGTGACCGCGCTCGTCACCGATGGCGTGGTGCGTGACGTCGAGGGCGTGCTTGGGACCAACCTTCCGGTGTGGTGCGACGGCTATGCCGCGCCGCCCTCCGTCGCGGGCCTCACCTTTGTCGGCTGGGGCGAGCCGATCGGCTGCGGCGGCGTCGCGGTGTTCCCGAACGACGTCGTGGTCGCCGACCAGGACGGCTGCGTGCTGATCCCGCAGGCGATGCTCGACCACGTGCTCAACGAGGGCGTCGAGCAGGAACGGATGGAAGCCTGGATCGTCAACGAGGTGAACAACGGCGCGGCGCTGCCGGGCCTCTATCCCATGAACGCCGAGACCAAGGCGCGCTACGCCGCCAGCAAGAAGTAA
- a CDS encoding cupin domain-containing protein, which yields MEITVAGTRPTRRAPKDHFTGTVLQDPVIMAPAPARLNCSRVTFEPGARTNWHHHPLGQTLYVISGVGRVQTKGGPVKEIRPGDTVWIPPGELHWHGATPDNSMCHIAMQEALDGVFSTWLEPVTDAEYGAPLG from the coding sequence ATGGAGATCACTGTCGCAGGCACGCGGCCGACCCGCCGCGCGCCCAAGGACCACTTCACCGGCACCGTGTTGCAGGACCCCGTGATCATGGCGCCCGCGCCGGCGCGGCTGAACTGCTCGCGAGTCACTTTCGAACCGGGCGCACGCACCAATTGGCACCATCATCCGCTCGGGCAGACGCTCTACGTCATTTCAGGCGTGGGTCGCGTCCAGACCAAGGGCGGTCCGGTGAAGGAAATCCGGCCCGGCGATACCGTCTGGATTCCACCGGGGGAACTGCACTGGCACGGCGCGACGCCTGACAACAGCATGTGCCACATCGCCATGCAGGAAGCGCTCGACGGCGTGTTCTCGACCTGGCTGGAGCCGGTTACGGATGCGGAGTATGGCGCGCCGCTGGGCTAG